The Gasterosteus aculeatus chromosome 8, fGasAcu3.hap1.1, whole genome shotgun sequence genome has a window encoding:
- the LOC120823963 gene encoding deoxyribonuclease-2-alpha isoform X2, translating to MTMARYRTMLELLLSVGILFKGCDSDVKCRNDDGNEVDWDESTNGWQVSKKQISSTSGALANTLKPLLDFYDRKTEGFGYMLYNDQPPDPPGPKSVSASYGHSKGVVMLDRRTGVWLSHSTPRFPKYRNKNFWPDSGSVNGQTFMCVTYSYNTFKDIGLQLKYIHPYPYDSDIPTTFPNELRCVEQRNQCFPKKEPWFRVQALTSWNGRKFTSFAKYTRFGDDLYSGLIVNSLKNNLYVKSWGKMRTAGPLPSNCSSSIPHIVYNVETIKIPKPKKSFNNTLDHSKWCVTPDGDWTCIADTNREQSQMKRGGGAICIEKRTAANTFSSMVDSYEQCEPAPRRLRAQTREL from the exons ATGACGATGGCTAGATAC CGAACGATGTTGGAATTACTCCTCAGTGTCGGGATCCTTTTTAAAGGGTGTGATTCCGATGTGAAGTGCAGGAACGATGACGGAAATGAGGTGGACTG GGATGAGAGCACCAACGGATGGCAAGTcagcaaaaaacaaatcagCAGTACATCTGGTGCTCTGGCAAACACCCTGAAACCTCTGCTTGACTTCTACGACAGAAAG ACTGAAGGTTTTGGATACATGCTCTATAATGATCAACCTCCAGATCCTCCAGGTCCAAAAAGTGTCTCTGCATCATATGGCCACAGTAAAG GAGTCGTGATGTTGGACAGACGAACAGGAGTTTGGCTCTCACACAGTACGCCAAGATTTCCAAAATATCGCAATAAAAACTTCTGGCCAGATAGTGGAAGCGTGAATGGTCAAACTTTTATGTGTGTGACTTACTCCTACAATACATTCAAGGACATAG GATTGCAGCTGAAGTACATCCATCCTTATCCATATGATTCTGACATCCCAACAACCTTCCCCAATGAGCTGCGATGTGTTGAACAGCGAAATCAATGCTTCCCAAAGAAGGAACCGTGGTTTCGTGTGCAGGCGCTGACTTCATGGAACGGACGCAAATTCACCAGCTTTGCAAAATACACACGTTTTGGGGACG ATCTTTACTCTGGACTCATTGTGAACTCTTTGAAGAATAATCTGTATGTCAAGAGTTGGGGGAAAATGCGTACGGCCGGTCCTCTGCCTTCTAACTGCAGCTCCAGCATCCCACATATTGTGTACAATGTGGAGACCATAAAGATCCCAAAGCCGAAGAAATCCTTTAACAATACATTAGATCATTCCAAGTGGTGCGTGACTCCTGATGGTGACTGGACCTGCATAGCCGATACGAACAGGGAACAGAGTCAGAtgaagagaggtggaggagcaatATGCATTGAAAAACGTACGGCTGCAAACACTTTCAGTTCCATGGTAGATTCGTATGAACAATGTGAACCTGCACCACGACGTCTTCGTGCTCAAACTAGAGAGCTTTAA
- the spata1 gene encoding spermatogenesis-associated protein 1, whose product MELSCESMRHPEDGRPASCKFVELHVLYVPEDQWNVKLNKVPADAIESFISAGFIRVYPDITLKTLRSELVAVLGTERQIEKCSFLKCVGRSLALVKSKQEKYLKVKTFAPPYAPQPELYLLPSVEIDCSVCTNSLTPDTSSSSPDLQTSYQPPGTKEAIKFPLIPQCSHQPPPTPGLEEEEEEEEEEEEDEDPSYSSSEAEGENEEEGLSSNKSEWAEQECRPRKPHNQKAKLLVSQKTLEDRDSGFSLTDGLGKSKDLHALKSLRTKPTNKVGLSRCVGPTSPPPGRKTTVRPVFQTTREELMEEIKLVREERKEREWTRQELLRKGKDLLAQNRHRRNQARDSWKKKYFETKKATAPLEENLRSLRRELETFYNKLLHQLQARDNRGKPRRSGSSHMKNELIIQIMTESHEIDNLKRKVEDAKMKLVTEIKLRKQAATELKALKVELAQKKSQSSHPVPLSSLGFGKTTRD is encoded by the exons ATGGAGCTGTCTTGTGAGTCAATGAGACATCCTGAGGACGGAAGACCGGCCAGTTGCAAG TTTGTGGAGCTCCATGTGCTGTACGTACCAGAGGACCAGTGGAATGTGAAGCTCAATAAAGTCCCCGCTGACGCCATAGAGAGCTTTATATCTGCCGGCTTCATAAG GGTTTATCCCGACATCACCCTGAAAACGCTGAGGAGCGAGTTGGTGGCTGTTCTCGGCACTGAGAGGCAAATCGAAAAATGCTCCTTCCTCAAATGTGTCGGCCGCAGTTTGGCTCTG GTCAAGAGCAAACAGGAGAAGTAtctgaaagtgaaaacattCGCGCCACCATAT GCCCCACAGCCGGAACTTTACCTGCTGCCCAGTGTGGAGATCGACTGCAGCGTTTGCACCAATTCGCTCACCCcagacaccagcagcagctccccagACCTCCAGACCAGTTACCAGCCACCTGGAACAAAAGAGGCCATTAAATTCCCCCTCATCCCCCAGTGTTCCCATCAGCCACCTCCCACTCCGGgcctggaagaggaggaggaggaggaggaggaggaggaagaagatgaggacCCAAGCTATAGTTCttcagaggcagagggagaaaatgaaGAGGAAGGTCTCTCTTCCAACAAGTCAGAGTGGGCAGAGCAAGAATGTCGCCCGAGGAAGCCTCATAATCAAAAGGCAAAGCTGCTTGTTTCACAGAAGACTCTGGAGGACAGAGACTCCGGCTTCTCACTCACAGACGG GCTCGGCAAATCAAAAGATTTACATGCATTGAAGTCCTTAAGGACTAAACCAACAAATAAG GTTGGATTGTCTCGATGTGTTGGGCCCACCTCTCCACCTCCGGGTCGAAAAACAACCGTCCGTCCCGTCTTTCAGACGACCA GGGAGGAACTGATGGAGGAAATCAAGctggtgagggaggagagaaaggaacGGGAGTGGACGAGGCAGGAGTTGCTGAGAAAGGGGAAAGATCTGTTGGCTCAAAACAGACATCGCAGGAACCAAG CACGTGACAGTTGGAAGAAAAAATACTTTGAGACCAAGAAGGCCACAGCACCATTGGAGGAAAATCTGAGAAGTTTACGGCGAGAGTTGGAGACATTTTACAACAAACTCTTACACCAGCTCCAGGCCAGAGATAACAGGGGGAAGCCAAGACGATCGGGAAGCTCTCACATGAAG AATGAGCTCATCATTCAGATCATGACAGAGAGCCATGAGATTGACAACCTGAAGAGGAAGGTAGAGGATGCCAAGATGAAGCTGGTAACGGAGATAAAG CTGAGGAAACAGGCTGCCACAGAGCTGAAGGCCCTGAAGGTTGAGCTGGCCCAGAAGAAGAGTCAGTCCTCTCATCCCGTTCCCTTGTCCTCTCTGGGTTTTGGAAAGACCACACGGGATTGA
- the ctbs gene encoding di-N-acetylchitobiase, with protein sequence MLPGTLTSRCLLFLPSIIAVCGAAACPCEEPELCQQIRAQRDFEVFVFDVGGKTWKSYNWSMVTTVATFGKYDTDLMCYAHSKGARIVLKGDVHLPYIVDPNNRTAWITGKVDLAKSQFMDGINIDIEQAVEEGSPEYHALTDLVKETTDAFHSAIPGSQVSFDVAWSPNCIDKRCYDYVRIAESCDLLFVMSYDEQSQITGDCIATANAPLSQTLNGYDQFLSLNIDPKKLVMGVPWYGYDYPCLNFSQDGVCFIIKVPFRGAPCSDAAGQQKTYKWIMKQVNDSFSGRLWDDKQQAPYFNYKDQKGQIHQVWYDDPQSICPKAQSVKSKGLRGIGMWNGNILDYSDELVAKQQTAGMWNALLGS encoded by the exons ATGCTTCCTGGCACTTTAACGTCGCGCTGTCTCCTGTTTTTGCCGTCGATAATCGCGGTGTGCGGCGCTGCCGCGTGCCCGTGCGAGGAACCCGAGCTCTGTCAACAGATCCGCGCGCAGAGAGACTTTGAG GTTTTTGTGTTTGACGTGGGCGGAAAGACATGGAAGTCGTACAACTGGAGCATGGTGACGACTGTGGCGACATTTGGAAAGTATGACACTGATCTCATGTGTTATGCGCACTCCAAAGGAGCACGGATTGTACTGAAAG GCGACGTTCACCTCCCCTACATTGTGGACCCAAATAACAGGACGGCGTGGATAACCGGAAAGGTAGACTTGGCCAAGAGTCAATTTATGGATGGAATCAACATTGACATCGAGCAAGCCGTGGAGGAGGGTTCCCCGGAGTACCATGCTTTAACAGACCTGGTCAAAGAGACCACTGACGCCTTCCACAGCGCCATCCCGGGCTCCCAG GTCTCATTTGACGTTGCCTGGTCCCCAAACTGTATCGACAAGCGCTGCTACGATTACGTTCGCATTGCTGAATCCTGTGACCTGCTGTTTGTGATGTCCTACGATGAACAGAGCCAGATCACGGGGGACTGTATTGCAACGGCAAATGCCCCACTCTCTCAAACATTGAATG GTTATGACCAGTTTTTGAGTCTTAATATTGATCCCAAGAAGCTGGTCATGGGGGTGCCGTGGTATGGCTATGACTATCCGTGCCTTAACTTTTCCCAG GACGGAGTGTGTTTCATAATCAAAGTTCCTTTCCGTGGAGCCCCCTGTAGTGATGCAGCAGGACAACAGAAAACGTACAAGTGGATAATGAAGCAGGTGAACGACTCATTTTCCGGCAGGCTCTGGGACGACAAGCAGCAAGCTCCTTACTTCAATTACAAG GACCAGAAAGGACAGATCCATCAGGTTTGGTACGATGATCCACAGAGCATCTGTCCCAAGGCGCAGTCTGTGAAATCTAAAGGTTTGCGCGGCATTGGCATGTGGAATGGCAACATCTTGGACTACAGTGATGAACTGGTTGCCAAGCAGCAGACTGCAGGGATGTGGAATGCGCTCCTGGGAAGCTAG
- the LOC120823963 gene encoding deoxyribonuclease-2-alpha isoform X1: MTMARYRTMLELLLSVGILFKGCDSDVKCRNDDGNEVDWYILYKLPKVKSNGLCYLYMDESTNGWQVSKKQISSTSGALANTLKPLLDFYDRKTEGFGYMLYNDQPPDPPGPKSVSASYGHSKGVVMLDRRTGVWLSHSTPRFPKYRNKNFWPDSGSVNGQTFMCVTYSYNTFKDIGLQLKYIHPYPYDSDIPTTFPNELRCVEQRNQCFPKKEPWFRVQALTSWNGRKFTSFAKYTRFGDDLYSGLIVNSLKNNLYVKSWGKMRTAGPLPSNCSSSIPHIVYNVETIKIPKPKKSFNNTLDHSKWCVTPDGDWTCIADTNREQSQMKRGGGAICIEKRTAANTFSSMVDSYEQCEPAPRRLRAQTREL; this comes from the exons ATGACGATGGCTAGATAC CGAACGATGTTGGAATTACTCCTCAGTGTCGGGATCCTTTTTAAAGGGTGTGATTCCGATGTGAAGTGCAGGAACGATGACGGAAATGAGGTGGACTG GTATATTTTATACAAATTGCCCAAAGTGAAGAGTAACGGTTTGTGCTATCTGTACATGGATGAGAGCACCAACGGATGGCAAGTcagcaaaaaacaaatcagCAGTACATCTGGTGCTCTGGCAAACACCCTGAAACCTCTGCTTGACTTCTACGACAGAAAG ACTGAAGGTTTTGGATACATGCTCTATAATGATCAACCTCCAGATCCTCCAGGTCCAAAAAGTGTCTCTGCATCATATGGCCACAGTAAAG GAGTCGTGATGTTGGACAGACGAACAGGAGTTTGGCTCTCACACAGTACGCCAAGATTTCCAAAATATCGCAATAAAAACTTCTGGCCAGATAGTGGAAGCGTGAATGGTCAAACTTTTATGTGTGTGACTTACTCCTACAATACATTCAAGGACATAG GATTGCAGCTGAAGTACATCCATCCTTATCCATATGATTCTGACATCCCAACAACCTTCCCCAATGAGCTGCGATGTGTTGAACAGCGAAATCAATGCTTCCCAAAGAAGGAACCGTGGTTTCGTGTGCAGGCGCTGACTTCATGGAACGGACGCAAATTCACCAGCTTTGCAAAATACACACGTTTTGGGGACG ATCTTTACTCTGGACTCATTGTGAACTCTTTGAAGAATAATCTGTATGTCAAGAGTTGGGGGAAAATGCGTACGGCCGGTCCTCTGCCTTCTAACTGCAGCTCCAGCATCCCACATATTGTGTACAATGTGGAGACCATAAAGATCCCAAAGCCGAAGAAATCCTTTAACAATACATTAGATCATTCCAAGTGGTGCGTGACTCCTGATGGTGACTGGACCTGCATAGCCGATACGAACAGGGAACAGAGTCAGAtgaagagaggtggaggagcaatATGCATTGAAAAACGTACGGCTGCAAACACTTTCAGTTCCATGGTAGATTCGTATGAACAATGTGAACCTGCACCACGACGTCTTCGTGCTCAAACTAGAGAGCTTTAA
- the LOC120823963 gene encoding deoxyribonuclease-2-alpha isoform X3, protein MTMARYRTMLELLLSVGILFKGCDSDVKCRNDDGNEVDCTNGWQVSKKQISSTSGALANTLKPLLDFYDRKTEGFGYMLYNDQPPDPPGPKSVSASYGHSKGVVMLDRRTGVWLSHSTPRFPKYRNKNFWPDSGSVNGQTFMCVTYSYNTFKDIGLQLKYIHPYPYDSDIPTTFPNELRCVEQRNQCFPKKEPWFRVQALTSWNGRKFTSFAKYTRFGDDLYSGLIVNSLKNNLYVKSWGKMRTAGPLPSNCSSSIPHIVYNVETIKIPKPKKSFNNTLDHSKWCVTPDGDWTCIADTNREQSQMKRGGGAICIEKRTAANTFSSMVDSYEQCEPAPRRLRAQTREL, encoded by the exons ATGACGATGGCTAGATAC CGAACGATGTTGGAATTACTCCTCAGTGTCGGGATCCTTTTTAAAGGGTGTGATTCCGATGTGAAGTGCAGGAACGATGACGGAAATGAGGTGGACTG CACCAACGGATGGCAAGTcagcaaaaaacaaatcagCAGTACATCTGGTGCTCTGGCAAACACCCTGAAACCTCTGCTTGACTTCTACGACAGAAAG ACTGAAGGTTTTGGATACATGCTCTATAATGATCAACCTCCAGATCCTCCAGGTCCAAAAAGTGTCTCTGCATCATATGGCCACAGTAAAG GAGTCGTGATGTTGGACAGACGAACAGGAGTTTGGCTCTCACACAGTACGCCAAGATTTCCAAAATATCGCAATAAAAACTTCTGGCCAGATAGTGGAAGCGTGAATGGTCAAACTTTTATGTGTGTGACTTACTCCTACAATACATTCAAGGACATAG GATTGCAGCTGAAGTACATCCATCCTTATCCATATGATTCTGACATCCCAACAACCTTCCCCAATGAGCTGCGATGTGTTGAACAGCGAAATCAATGCTTCCCAAAGAAGGAACCGTGGTTTCGTGTGCAGGCGCTGACTTCATGGAACGGACGCAAATTCACCAGCTTTGCAAAATACACACGTTTTGGGGACG ATCTTTACTCTGGACTCATTGTGAACTCTTTGAAGAATAATCTGTATGTCAAGAGTTGGGGGAAAATGCGTACGGCCGGTCCTCTGCCTTCTAACTGCAGCTCCAGCATCCCACATATTGTGTACAATGTGGAGACCATAAAGATCCCAAAGCCGAAGAAATCCTTTAACAATACATTAGATCATTCCAAGTGGTGCGTGACTCCTGATGGTGACTGGACCTGCATAGCCGATACGAACAGGGAACAGAGTCAGAtgaagagaggtggaggagcaatATGCATTGAAAAACGTACGGCTGCAAACACTTTCAGTTCCATGGTAGATTCGTATGAACAATGTGAACCTGCACCACGACGTCTTCGTGCTCAAACTAGAGAGCTTTAA
- the rpf1 gene encoding ribosome production factor 1: MDIQEVPVSQNNTSKKKKNKKPNNKRVSPAANEGVETKEDVKMEKSEETAFPPAFSASEIKNKQRRHFMFMKYKQEKSKLKLMLKKKKKKERAALGDKAPPKEIPKTIENQRVYDETTVDPEDEEIAFDEATDEFSAYFNGLTNPKVLITTSDRPRGRTVRFCEQLATVVPDAHVYYRRGLALKKVIPQCVARNFTYLMVINEDRKVPNGLVLCHLPDGPTAHFKISSVRLRKEMKRRGKDPTLHSPEVILNNFTTRLGHSIGRMFAALFPQDPQFVGRQVATFHNQRDFVFFRFHRYIFKNEKKVGIQELGPRFTLKLRSLQKGTFDSKFGEYEWVLKRHEMDACRRKFQL, encoded by the exons ATGGACATCCAAGAGGTCCCCGTTAGTCAGAACAACACAagtaagaaaaagaagaacaagaagccAAATAATAAGCGCGTGAGTCCGGCGGCAAACGAAGGAGTCGAGACGAAGGAGGACGTCAAGATGGAGAAGAGCGAGGAAACTGCCTTCCCCCCCGCCTTCAGTGCGTCCGAAATCAAGAACAAACAGCGAAGACACTTCATGTTCATGAAATACAAGCAGGAAAAAAGCAAG CTGAAGCTgatgctgaagaagaagaagaaaaaagaacggGCAGCTTTAGGTGACAAG GCGCCGCCGAAAGAGATCCCGAAGACGATAGAGAACCAGAGGGTGTACGACGAGACCACAGTGGATCCAGAAGATGAAGAG ATTGCATTTGACGAGGCAACTGATGAGTTTTCTGCCTATTTCAACGGCTTGACAAACCCCAAAGTGCTCATCACGACATCAGACCGACCAAGAGGG AGGACCGTGAGGTTTTGTGAGCAGTTGGCCACAGTGGTCCCAGACGCCCATGTGTACTACAGAAGAGGTTTGGCCCTGAAGAAGGTCATTCCTCAGTGCGTCGCCAGAAACTTCACCTACCTGATGGTCATCAATGAGGATCGCAAAGTTCCCA ATGGTTTGGTTCTCTGTCATCTTCCTGATGGACCGACTGCACACTTCAAGATCAGCAGTGTTCGATTACGCAAGGAGATGAAG AGACGGGGTAAAGATCCTACTTTACACTCTCCAGAGGTTATCCTCAACAACTTCACCACGCGTCTGGGTCACAGCATCGGCCGCATGTTTGCTGCCCTCTTTCCACAAGACCCTCAGTTTGTGGGTCGACAGGTCGCCACCTTCCACAACCAGAGAGACTTTGTCTTTTTCAGGTTTCACCG GTACATTTTCAAGAATGAGAAGAAAGTTGGTATTCAGGAGCTGGGACCTCGCTTCACCCTCAAACTGCGCTCTCTTCAGAAAGGCACCTTTGACTCAAAGTTTGGGGAGTACGAGTGGGTCCTGAAG CGCCATGAGATGGATGCCTGCAGACGAAAGTTCCaactttaa